The region TCCCTCGTCCGCCGGTAACTTTCCTCCTGTCTTCTGATCTCATCCATCTCGTCCTCATCGGCCTTTCGGCGACGTCTTCGCTTGGGAGGTGGAGGTATGAGTATATCGAGCACCCTCTCCTGGGCGAGCTTCTCCGCCTTATCGCGGACCATCTCCATGTGTTCGGATCTGACCATGTTGACGGCGAGGTCGGTCAGATCCCTTATGATGGATTCGACATCCCTGCCGACGTAGCCGACCTCGGTGTACTTGGAGGCCTCGACCTTGATGAAGGGGGCGTTTGCGAGTCTGGATAACCTGCGGGCGATCTCGGTCTTACCTACCCCCGTGGGACCTATCATGATGATATTTTTAGGCGCGACCTCATCTCTTATCTCCTCAGGTAGCATCTGCCGTCGGGCTCTGTTGCGCAGGGCAATGGCGACGCACCTCTTGGCCTCATCCTGGCCGATTATGTATTTATCCAGTTCCTCAACGATTTCACGGGGGGTCAACATATCCCTAAGGATATCTTTCTCCTTCTCGGCCAAAGCTCCTACCTCCTTCAATCCTGATGGACTATTCCGCCGGCAGCGATTCGACGATGATGTTGCCGTTAGTATAGATGCAGATTTGGGATGTTATCTCCAGGGATTTGCGAACGATCTGAGATGCCGTCAGGTCTGAGTATTCCACCAAAGCCTTCGCCGCTGCGAGGGCTATCGGCCCGCCCGAGCCTATAGCCAACACATTATCGTCCGGGGTTATCAGATCCCCTGTGCCCGATATGAGGAACATATGTTTGGAGTCCACAGCGATGATGGAGGCCTCCATCCTACGCAATATCCTATCGGTCCGCCAATCCCTGGCCATCTCAACAGCGGATCGATATAGATCTCCGTTGTAGCGCTCCAACTTCGATTCAAGCATCTCAAAGAGCGAAAGGGCATCGGCGGCTGCGCCGGCAAACCCTATGATCACCCTGTCCTTGTAGAGCCGCCTTACCTTGGAAGCCTGATGTTTGATTATCGTCTCGCCTAGAGTGACCTGACCGTCGCCTCCGAGGGCGATCTCACCTTTGTGCCTGACGGCCAATATCGTCGTCGATCGGATATCCATCCCTCCCTGCTCTCCCTTCAAATCATAATGGTGAGAAGAACAGCGTCCTGAAAATCACAAAGCAAAGAAGCTGAAGCACCGATATCGTCACACCGCATCTGAAGATCTCGATGATGGGATTGCCGCCCAGGATATAAGGGGCAGCGAAGGGAACGAGGAAGTTCGCTATCAGCACATAAAGCGGCGTAGAGTTCAAAATCGGCCGGGGAACCCGCAACATGTTCCAGTTCCAAAGCCTGCCTATGTTTCCAAGCTCGTTTAATCCCAGTGTAACGGCGAAGGCCAATATCCCGATGACCAGGGCCGGAAGATAGAAGTTGCCTATGAACTCCCGCATTCTTCGATACAGATATATCGCCAACGTTATCATCAGCCCCCACGTCAGGATCACGCTCAGCGGCGTGTAGAAGATCAAAACGTCCTTCCTGAGGTAATCGAGGATCAGCGCCACCCTCACGAGGAGCCCATTTACGGCCAGATATATGAATGCGCTGCCGAATCCGATCATGGCTCCCTCTCTGATATATCCCGGGGCATTCCATCTCAATGCCGCCCATGCGAGAGCACCGCCGGAGATGAGAACGTTAATGTAAAGCCATCCGATCCATGGATAGAGGGCGTTAATCGAAAACCAGAGAAAGGTTGAGATGAAAGCCGCCGTGACAACATAATCGCTTTTTTTCAACTTAACCTCCTACGACTGATATGACAAAGGGACAAGAGGGTAGGGGAACAAGAAAAAACGTCTCCCTGTCCCCTTGTCCCGTTGTCTCCTTGTTTTCCCGGTTTTTAGGATATCTCCACGGGAGCACCTGTTTCAGCCGATTTGTAGATGGCATCTATGATCTGCATCAGGATGACAGCCTGATCCGGGGTTGAAAGCGGTTCTTCCTGGCCCGCAAGGGCTCTGACGAAGTTGACAACCGCCCTTTCACGTCCCATCTTCTCGTCCGGTTCAACGATTATCCTCCTGTTGACCGATCTGCCGTGTTCCTGCACGTAGAGCTCGCACTCGTCTATCGCGGTTTCGTCGATGCCATCTCTCCCGAAGAGGCGGCGGATCATCCCACCGGCCTTAGTGCCCTGGAAGGTGACCGAGACCTCCTCCCGTTTGTTCATCTCCGCCCAGGAGTTCCTCGCGAACAACACCTGACCGGTCTCGAAGCGTATAAAGGCATGAGAGGCCATCTCGACGTCTACAATTCCTCCCTCCACGTCCGGGATTCCCCAGGGGCCTTTGAAGTTCGGATCGTTGGCGAAGTCGTAAAACGTGGAGGCCAGAACCCATCGGGGCTTGGGAAACTGCATGAAGTAGAGCGCCAGATCTATCATATGTAGTAGATCGATCACAGGTCCACCGCCGGAGAGGGCCTTCTGTGTGAACCAGCCGCCGAAGCCGGGAATTCCGGTCCTTCTGATCCAAAGCGCCTGGGCAGAGTTGATCCTGCCGACTGTGCCGTCTTTGATGTAATCCATAAGCGCCTGTGCCTCCGGCCTCGCCCGGTTATTGAAGTCGAACATCAGGGTTTTGCCGTTCTTCTCGGCGGCTTCCTTCATTCGCTCCGCCTCCTCGGCGTTAAGGGCAGGGGGTTTCTCGCAGAAGACATGCTTTCCGGCACCAAGGCAGTCGATCGATATCTCCGCATGGAACTTATTCGGCACACATACGCTTACAGCCTCGATCTCAGGGCATTTATCCAGCATATCCTTATGTGAGGAGAAAACATTGGGGATATCGTATTTTTTCGCCTGGGATTTCGCCCTCTCGATGATAGGATCACATATCGCCAGGACCTCCGCGCCGGCCGATTTATATCCGGGGATATGATAGTCGGTTATACCGCCGGCGCCCACAATTCCAACCTTCAAATCTGCCATCTCGACCTCCTTGAAATAAGTTCGCTCAAATTTTCTTTGAGTTTAGCATTTGCCTAAGACTAATCGTCCGCCGTCCACCCTCTGTAAGTCATTTGTTGTCATTGATGGTCATCTGTAGTCATTCAAAATGACGGCGAAGCCAAATGACCTATGACCGCAAATGACCGTTGAACGGTGGACTGCCGAGAGGCGGACGTTAAAATAGAGTGATAGCCAACTAAATTTTATTAGAACTCGCTGGGAAAGTCAATCTCCACAGCTCGTCTCTCCCTGGCCGACTCATAGGCCGCGAGGATTATCCTCAGGTTCCAAAGCCCCTCCTCGCCGGGGATCATCGGCTCTCTGTCGTGGATGATCGCATCGGCGAACTCCTCTATCTCGGCCCTATAGGTGTTGACCGGATCGACCTCTATCGGCTCACCCTTCCCCGGTTTCCTCTCCTGCAGGGCCTGATATCCCGTCGGTTCCCTCTCCAGATAGGCCATCGCCTCACCGGTGGGAAGCTGCCCGATAGTTCCCTCCGCCAATATGCTTCCCCCGCTCCCATAGATCTCAAGCCTGTTCTTCGAGGAATCATCCGGGATGCTGAAGAACGCGTCGACGATCCCAAGGGCTCCGTTGGAAAACCTGACGCTCATCAGGGCGCCGTCCTCAACGGGATAGCCGTGAACGATGTTCCCTGTTAAACAGCTTACCTCCACGACGCGGCTATGAAGGATGAACTCCAAAAGATCGATGCAATGGCTTCCCATATCTATCAGTGAGCCTCCGCCCCCCAGCTCCGGTTTCTGCCTCCATGCCCCTTCCATTGGGGGATACCAGCAGGAGAGCTGAGCTCTCGCCAGAACCGGTTTGCCTAACACCCCGTCTCCGATCATCTCCCTAAACTTACGGTGATGGGCATGGAAGCGCATCATGTATCCGACGCCCAGTTTGACCCCATTTTCACGGCAGCCCTCGATCATCCTTCTGCATTCATCGATCGTCAAAGCCATCGGTTTTTCGACCAGGACGTGTTTGCCATGTCGGGCGGCCGCTATCGTTTGGGACGCGTGGAGATAGACGGGAGTGGCGATGTAGACGGCATCCACCTCGGGGTCCTCCAACAGATCCTCCATTTTGGTGTAGTCCTTCGCGCCGAACTGCCCTCCTATCTCCCTGGCTTTTCCCTCATCTCGGCTCATCACGGCGGTCAGGACGCTGTTCCGGGCTGGGA is a window of Candidatus Poribacteria bacterium DNA encoding:
- the hslV gene encoding ATP-dependent protease subunit HslV, yielding MDIRSTTILAVRHKGEIALGGDGQVTLGETIIKHQASKVRRLYKDRVIIGFAGAAADALSLFEMLESKLERYNGDLYRSAVEMARDWRTDRILRRMEASIIAVDSKHMFLISGTGDLITPDDNVLAIGSGGPIALAAAKALVEYSDLTASQIVRKSLEITSQICIYTNGNIIVESLPAE
- a CDS encoding Gfo/Idh/MocA family oxidoreductase, which encodes MADLKVGIVGAGGITDYHIPGYKSAGAEVLAICDPIIERAKSQAKKYDIPNVFSSHKDMLDKCPEIEAVSVCVPNKFHAEISIDCLGAGKHVFCEKPPALNAEEAERMKEAAEKNGKTLMFDFNNRARPEAQALMDYIKDGTVGRINSAQALWIRRTGIPGFGGWFTQKALSGGGPVIDLLHMIDLALYFMQFPKPRWVLASTFYDFANDPNFKGPWGIPDVEGGIVDVEMASHAFIRFETGQVLFARNSWAEMNKREEVSVTFQGTKAGGMIRRLFGRDGIDETAIDECELYVQEHGRSVNRRIIVEPDEKMGRERAVVNFVRALAGQEEPLSTPDQAVILMQIIDAIYKSAETGAPVEIS
- a CDS encoding Gfo/Idh/MocA family oxidoreductase, whose translation is MVRWGVIGVGGIARRRTIPEGIIPARNSVLTAVMSRDEGKAREIGGQFGAKDYTKMEDLLEDPEVDAVYIATPVYLHASQTIAAARHGKHVLVEKPMALTIDECRRMIEGCRENGVKLGVGYMMRFHAHHRKFREMIGDGVLGKPVLARAQLSCWYPPMEGAWRQKPELGGGGSLIDMGSHCIDLLEFILHSRVVEVSCLTGNIVHGYPVEDGALMSVRFSNGALGIVDAFFSIPDDSSKNRLEIYGSGGSILAEGTIGQLPTGEAMAYLEREPTGYQALQERKPGKGEPIEVDPVNTYRAEIEEFADAIIHDREPMIPGEEGLWNLRIILAAYESARERRAVEIDFPSEF